In Paenibacillus sp. BIC5C1, a genomic segment contains:
- a CDS encoding stalk domain-containing protein, with amino-acid sequence MNLKKKLSILTTLAVFQAFAAIPANALAADQSDTTTTNTANVKSVEVVKKEQTISESDVKSGSDTKQPDNNDNNAVEGTNPVTNEPTGTDVTPIDPVTDPADEEDAGEETTVPTAPVEVEQPSTSGQSVAGSKGGDLTLYMNSNKMVQDGKTYLAGQPMAVKNGVSYVAIRALVDRVGYEVKYDNTTKETIIISGEDELRFKTNSSIYTVNGESRTMKGPAYQQKNTFMVPLTSITQALNITYKVNQSAKTVVLNLNTKPVASFTVPKEIFVGDTVTYNTKSSSPKGLDIVDERWTGRQDSFDQPGTYTVTYAVQDSSGQWSDPYSVTIQVQKPNLPPVAMFTTDKEEYKMGEKITYIDQSTDDENAIVKTEWENNALAFFVPGPKTVTITVTDKHGASNSYTKNVNITNETLYTISDFNQLFTPVGDKFSFNGSEVPAMEKVPYTYYDEQSVLIRSNSPETVNSEGIVYKESSIGQTRFMIHHVNNTGKNVKMYVVATNNNMYAATLEQQNMGFAGPSPFATVAGRLSIERWFQSMQDGTGKLNVVLQPGESKLILTELNALPMKQGQVISLYSDVFSDYRLDYNIIMIEENKDPMAVWSTLPVLDRDGVHNRGTYPNATRVITYDQEVGSKPARLPLGDNASDPNLVGTDPMAYTEASNAGNFGVLYKITLNNVAPRTLISFNPRGGRYSGVALVNGQVVQISNGSKSLSAPNEQSVLYRTGSYGEAVTIVFSAAPGSNLPVNLLFTPLPTEK; translated from the coding sequence ATGAATTTGAAGAAGAAATTATCCATACTTACCACTTTAGCTGTATTCCAAGCGTTTGCAGCGATTCCAGCGAATGCACTAGCAGCCGATCAAAGTGATACAACAACAACAAATACAGCCAATGTTAAATCCGTGGAGGTTGTGAAGAAAGAACAAACAATCTCGGAATCGGATGTAAAGTCTGGGTCAGATACAAAACAGCCTGATAACAATGATAACAATGCAGTCGAAGGAACAAACCCGGTGACGAATGAACCTACCGGTACAGATGTTACTCCGATTGACCCTGTTACAGACCCTGCTGATGAAGAGGATGCGGGAGAGGAAACAACAGTTCCAACAGCTCCAGTTGAGGTAGAGCAACCATCCACAAGTGGTCAATCTGTAGCCGGAAGTAAAGGCGGAGATCTGACACTTTATATGAACAGCAACAAAATGGTGCAAGACGGCAAAACATATCTTGCCGGACAGCCGATGGCTGTTAAAAATGGAGTATCTTATGTAGCGATCCGCGCACTGGTTGATCGGGTTGGTTATGAAGTGAAATATGACAATACAACCAAAGAAACCATTATTATTAGTGGCGAAGATGAGCTTCGCTTCAAAACAAATAGTAGCATTTACACTGTTAACGGTGAATCCAGAACGATGAAAGGCCCTGCCTATCAACAAAAAAATACGTTCATGGTGCCACTGACGTCGATTACTCAGGCACTCAATATTACTTATAAAGTTAATCAATCTGCCAAGACTGTTGTACTGAACCTGAATACAAAACCGGTAGCCAGCTTCACCGTACCAAAAGAGATTTTTGTAGGAGATACGGTGACCTACAACACTAAATCCAGCTCTCCAAAGGGATTGGACATCGTAGACGAGCGCTGGACTGGCCGTCAGGATTCGTTTGACCAACCAGGAACATATACGGTAACGTATGCTGTCCAGGATTCAAGCGGACAATGGAGTGATCCGTACTCTGTTACGATTCAGGTCCAAAAACCGAATCTTCCCCCTGTAGCGATGTTTACGACAGACAAGGAAGAGTACAAAATGGGTGAAAAGATCACTTATATTGATCAAAGCACCGATGATGAAAACGCTATTGTGAAAACCGAATGGGAAAACAATGCTCTGGCATTCTTTGTTCCGGGACCAAAGACAGTAACAATTACCGTTACGGACAAACATGGTGCTAGTAACAGCTATACCAAGAATGTCAATATCACAAATGAAACACTGTATACTATCTCTGATTTTAATCAGTTGTTCACGCCGGTAGGTGATAAGTTCAGCTTCAACGGCAGTGAAGTTCCTGCCATGGAGAAAGTTCCGTACACTTATTACGATGAGCAAAGTGTACTGATTCGTAGTAACAGCCCAGAAACCGTTAATTCGGAAGGGATTGTGTACAAAGAGTCTTCAATCGGTCAGACCCGTTTCATGATTCACCATGTAAATAACACCGGTAAAAATGTGAAAATGTACGTTGTTGCTACGAATAATAATATGTACGCAGCAACACTAGAGCAGCAAAATATGGGCTTCGCGGGTCCTTCGCCATTCGCAACAGTAGCCGGAAGGTTATCGATTGAGCGTTGGTTCCAGTCCATGCAAGATGGCACTGGAAAATTGAATGTTGTGTTGCAGCCAGGAGAGAGCAAATTGATTCTTACTGAACTCAATGCTCTTCCTATGAAGCAAGGGCAAGTAATTTCACTTTATTCTGATGTTTTCAGCGACTACAGGCTGGATTATAACATTATCATGATCGAAGAAAATAAAGATCCGATGGCTGTATGGTCCACACTGCCTGTTCTGGATCGTGATGGTGTGCACAACCGTGGTACGTATCCGAATGCAACACGTGTCATTACGTATGACCAAGAAGTAGGTTCGAAGCCCGCTCGTCTGCCGCTCGGGGATAATGCAAGTGACCCGAACCTGGTCGGCACAGACCCTATGGCCTATACGGAAGCTTCTAACGCAGGTAACTTCGGCGTACTTTACAAAATCACACTGAACAATGTGGCTCCGCGCACGCTGATCTCATTCAACCCTCGTGGTGGTAGATACTCGGGTGTAGCACTCGTTAATGGTCAGGTTGTGCAGATTTCGAATGGCAGCAAATCCTTAAGTGCACCAAATGAACAAAGTGTACTCTATCGTACAGGTTCGTATGGCGAAGCTGTAACGATTGTGTTCTCGGCTGCACCAGGAAGCAACCTTCCTGTCAACTTGCTGTTCACACCGCTTCCGACAGAGAAGTAA
- a CDS encoding Fur family transcriptional regulator, producing the protein MLSTEQIITTMSSQGLRITDQRKTLARLFAESPGYLTPKDVYEYMGKTYSGLSFDTVYRNLRVMQELGVLEQVIFEDGVKFRAHCSEDHHHHHMICLKCQKTYPIVFCPMQLADAPEQFQVVDHKFEVFGYCKDCADHMPAKVSSGHQHTHGKH; encoded by the coding sequence ATGCTGTCGACAGAACAGATTATTACTACCATGTCCTCGCAGGGGCTCCGCATTACGGATCAGCGGAAGACACTGGCCCGGTTATTTGCTGAATCCCCTGGGTATTTGACACCCAAGGACGTCTATGAATATATGGGTAAAACTTACAGCGGACTGAGTTTTGACACGGTGTACCGGAATTTGCGTGTCATGCAAGAATTGGGTGTGCTGGAGCAGGTCATCTTTGAAGATGGGGTGAAGTTCAGAGCACATTGCAGCGAGGATCACCATCACCACCATATGATCTGTCTGAAATGCCAAAAGACATATCCAATCGTTTTTTGCCCAATGCAGCTCGCAGATGCGCCTGAGCAATTTCAGGTTGTTGATCATAAATTTGAAGTTTTCGGGTACTGTAAGGACTGTGCTGACCATATGCCGGCCAAAGTGTCATCTGGTCATCAGCACACTCACGGGAAGCACTGA